A part of Candidatus Delongbacteria bacterium genomic DNA contains:
- a CDS encoding HAMP domain-containing histidine kinase has protein sequence MRAMLRSLRTRGAIKGLLFLLGVLLVISILLYAKSLVDDLKAQARREMSSRIEQYSLLVTFSADRVLDFIDTIDFPLVVTDAEGNPKFWKNIDWADSADSTSMRELKEFVVRMDQTGHEPIPVTYGGLTDYFHYGDSDLIRRVQIFPVVAILSIGFFGLLGYLGFRYVLTMEEGNIWVGMARETAHQLGTPISSLMGWIEVLELDPGMTDALEQMKLDTARLEKIAYRFSKIGSQVDLKPADVEAVIRKVVDYFSHRLPRGGRDVFLECEIEQPLPMVLLNAFLFEWVIENLIKNSLDSISATGGQIRIDARVVRQGTRLQIDVSDTGKGVDPARREEIFRPGVTSKSRGWGLGLSLARRIIQGYHSGRIFVHETRPGKGITFRILLNVPSSPVLPSSEPDKEREMT, from the coding sequence GTGCGAGCCATGCTGCGCAGCCTGAGAACACGGGGAGCCATCAAGGGACTGCTGTTCCTGCTGGGTGTGCTGCTCGTGATCAGCATCCTGCTGTACGCCAAATCCCTGGTGGACGACCTGAAGGCCCAGGCTCGCCGCGAGATGAGCAGCCGCATCGAGCAATACAGCCTGCTGGTGACCTTTTCCGCCGACCGGGTGCTGGATTTCATTGACACCATCGATTTTCCCCTGGTGGTCACCGACGCCGAAGGCAACCCCAAGTTCTGGAAGAACATCGACTGGGCGGATTCCGCCGACAGCACCAGCATGCGCGAGCTCAAGGAGTTCGTGGTCCGCATGGACCAGACGGGACACGAGCCGATTCCGGTGACCTACGGCGGCCTGACCGATTACTTCCATTACGGCGACTCGGACCTGATTCGCCGTGTGCAGATCTTTCCCGTGGTGGCCATTCTCTCCATTGGCTTCTTCGGACTGCTGGGCTATCTGGGCTTTCGCTACGTGCTCACCATGGAAGAAGGCAACATCTGGGTCGGCATGGCCCGCGAGACGGCCCACCAGCTGGGCACACCGATCAGCTCGCTGATGGGCTGGATCGAGGTGCTGGAGCTGGATCCGGGCATGACCGACGCCCTGGAACAGATGAAACTGGACACGGCCCGGCTGGAGAAGATCGCCTACCGCTTTTCCAAGATCGGCAGCCAGGTGGACCTGAAGCCCGCGGATGTGGAAGCCGTGATCCGCAAGGTCGTGGATTACTTCAGTCACCGCCTGCCCCGCGGTGGGCGCGATGTGTTCCTGGAATGCGAGATCGAGCAGCCCCTGCCGATGGTACTGCTCAACGCATTCCTCTTCGAATGGGTGATCGAGAACCTGATCAAGAACTCGCTGGATTCCATCAGCGCCACCGGGGGGCAGATCCGGATTGACGCACGCGTGGTGCGCCAGGGCACCCGGCTCCAGATCGATGTGTCGGACACGGGCAAGGGAGTCGACCCCGCGCGCCGCGAAGAGATCTTCCGTCCCGGTGTGACATCCAAGAGCCGGGGCTGGGGCCTGGGGCTGAGCCTGGCTCGGCGGATCATCCAGGGGTATCATTCGGGCAGGATCTTCGTGCACGAGACACGACCGGGCAAGGGCATCACCTTCCGCATCCTGCTGAATGTGCCCAGTTCGCCCGTGCTGCCCTCAAGCGAGCCGGACAAGGAAAGGGAGATGACATGA
- a CDS encoding gamma carbonic anhydrase family protein: MTVMAFEGMVPRIPASVTLMPGSVVVGDVELGEGCSVWFNTVVRGDVNWIRIGNNTNIQDGAVLHVTNGAAPLRIGNGVTIGHLAMLHGCTVENHCLIGMHATVLDGAIIGEESLVAAGAVVLENTIVPPRSLVAGVPAKVRRSLSDEEVANLHRSEGNYIEYCRRFAADSAILPGRPTGEDD, from the coding sequence ATGACCGTGATGGCTTTCGAGGGCATGGTGCCCCGCATTCCCGCCAGCGTGACGCTGATGCCGGGCTCCGTGGTGGTGGGCGACGTGGAACTGGGCGAGGGTTGCAGCGTCTGGTTCAACACCGTGGTCCGCGGTGACGTGAACTGGATCCGCATCGGCAACAACACCAACATCCAGGACGGTGCCGTCCTGCACGTGACCAATGGCGCGGCACCCCTGCGCATCGGCAATGGCGTGACCATCGGTCATCTGGCCATGCTGCACGGCTGTACGGTCGAGAACCACTGCCTGATCGGAATGCACGCCACCGTGCTGGACGGCGCCATCATCGGCGAGGAGAGTCTGGTGGCGGCCGGTGCGGTGGTGCTTGAGAACACCATCGTGCCTCCGCGCTCGCTGGTGGCTGGCGTGCCGGCCAAGGTCCGCCGCAGCCTCAGCGACGAGGAAGTGGCCAACCTGCACCGCAGCGAGGGCAATTACATCGAATATTGTCGCCGATTCGCCGCGGACAGTGCGATTCTGCCCGGACGTCCCACGGGTGAGGACGACTAG
- a CDS encoding cytochrome c biogenesis protein ResB, translated as MAFLKRLYRIISSLGFGITILVLMALTMAFATKFESATSTHLAQVYIYRSWWFDLMLILFTISLATATWNLRPWKLRHTGVLMIHTSLLIIMAGAAITRHIGYEGTLRIQEGKSVDQVTLKDMVLEVYDASTERLSQTFDTPFSNMNSKEFLNQRFITTGGTELVVDRFYTDGVSEEEILGGGPEDNPALHYVFKSAFFTEDGWLLSRDNRRNSEKFGGLLEFRFAEFPDMAAWQARIAPGETSTVGRLELNLEGKEYDFQASEGGHYELDGGYQLHVIKAFANFNLGSGGSYQDSPGEANNPALEFELLLPKRGLKDHYVSFGRMPDFDPLHGKEASLPRATARFTYGASSGGIADKQVLFGLVPEGLQVAWRGPEGQPVTSALMPGTDTITLPWMGFQLSVDQFFPRAWSRDNMVNEGNKNQNPSIRLNVSHGDHTIQEWLSYGQIKPFNFEGKQWMIGFFPRRVPLGFTVQLDDFVEDRYPGSAMAMAYASYVTVSDQDPDAPAEWKQKEVEISMNKPLVYSGYKVFQSSFERASRPGAPEVTVLSVNRDPGDEVVYFGSITLVLGLIVVFVFKKKLVEIERRRNRAA; from the coding sequence GTGGCCTTCCTCAAACGCCTCTACCGCATCATTTCGTCCCTGGGATTCGGCATCACCATTCTGGTGCTGATGGCTCTGACCATGGCCTTCGCCACCAAGTTCGAATCGGCCACCAGCACCCATCTGGCGCAGGTGTACATCTATCGTTCCTGGTGGTTCGACCTGATGCTGATTCTGTTCACCATCAGTCTGGCCACGGCCACCTGGAACCTGCGGCCCTGGAAGCTGCGGCACACGGGAGTCCTGATGATCCATACCTCGCTGCTGATCATCATGGCGGGGGCCGCCATCACGCGGCACATCGGTTACGAAGGCACCCTGCGCATCCAGGAAGGCAAGAGCGTGGACCAGGTGACCCTGAAGGACATGGTTCTCGAGGTCTACGACGCCAGCACCGAGCGCCTTTCCCAGACCTTTGACACTCCCTTCAGCAACATGAACAGCAAGGAGTTCCTCAACCAGCGCTTCATCACCACCGGTGGGACCGAACTGGTGGTGGACCGCTTCTACACCGATGGGGTGTCCGAGGAAGAGATTCTGGGCGGCGGACCGGAAGACAACCCGGCGCTGCATTACGTGTTCAAGTCCGCCTTCTTCACCGAAGATGGCTGGCTGCTGTCCCGTGACAACCGGCGCAACTCCGAGAAGTTCGGTGGCCTGCTGGAATTCCGCTTTGCCGAGTTTCCCGACATGGCTGCATGGCAGGCCCGCATCGCCCCCGGCGAGACCAGTACGGTGGGCCGGCTGGAACTGAACCTGGAAGGCAAGGAATACGATTTCCAGGCCAGTGAGGGCGGACATTACGAGCTGGACGGTGGCTACCAGCTGCACGTGATCAAGGCCTTCGCCAACTTCAATCTGGGTTCCGGAGGCAGCTACCAGGACAGCCCGGGCGAAGCCAACAACCCCGCGCTCGAGTTCGAACTGCTCCTGCCCAAGCGCGGGCTCAAGGATCATTACGTCAGCTTCGGACGCATGCCCGACTTTGACCCGCTGCATGGCAAGGAAGCGTCCTTGCCGCGCGCCACGGCCCGTTTCACCTATGGCGCCTCCTCCGGTGGCATCGCCGACAAGCAGGTGCTTTTCGGACTGGTGCCCGAAGGGCTGCAGGTCGCCTGGCGCGGTCCCGAAGGCCAGCCCGTGACCTCGGCCCTCATGCCCGGCACGGACACCATCACCCTGCCCTGGATGGGTTTCCAGCTTTCGGTGGACCAGTTCTTCCCGCGGGCCTGGTCCCGTGACAACATGGTCAACGAGGGCAACAAGAATCAGAATCCTTCGATCCGGCTGAATGTCTCCCACGGTGATCACACCATTCAGGAATGGCTCTCCTACGGGCAGATCAAGCCCTTCAATTTCGAAGGCAAGCAGTGGATGATCGGCTTCTTCCCGCGTCGCGTGCCACTGGGCTTCACGGTGCAGCTGGACGACTTCGTCGAGGACCGATATCCCGGCTCAGCCATGGCCATGGCCTATGCTTCCTATGTGACCGTCAGCGACCAGGATCCGGATGCTCCTGCGGAATGGAAGCAGAAGGAAGTGGAAATCTCCATGAACAAGCCGCTGGTCTATTCCGGCTACAAGGTCTTCCAGTCCAGCTTCGAACGGGCCAGCCGCCCCGGCGCACCCGAAGTCACCGTGCTGTCCGTGAATCGCGATCCCGGCGACGAAGTCGTGTATTTTGGAAGCATTACGCTCGTTCTGGGCCTGATCGTGGTTTTTGTTTTCAAGAAAAAGCTGGTGGAGATCGAACGCCGGAGGAACCGCGCTGCCTGA
- a CDS encoding glucose-6-phosphate isomerase (catalyzes the formation of D-fructose 6-phosphate from D-glucose 6-phosphate) codes for MFSLLHLDLNRMLSANLPDGRGLDSASLHELVAGPGQAIRRKLEAMVLADEGTFANTFRRPEIGRALELAESFAGRFRNFVLVGIGGSTWGTLAIQAALCHSNWNEVDSVRGGCPRFYCLDNSDPDALSDLLEMIDPGETLVNVVSKSGTTAETAANFATLAGRFRESIGDDWASHFVLTTDQGDGLLQRIGREHGMAVLDIPPKTGGRFSLLTAVGLFPAAILGLDVRALVAGAEAITMAAIEEPLDRNRVLLASAASWLAYQQLATVNVVMPYARGLRYVANWYVQLWGESLGKKLDRQGRVVHSGSTPLGALGAADQHSLLQLFMEGPLDKLVTFVRVERFARSCPIASAFPDHPEVAYLGGHDMASLINAEQESTAEALRAAGRPSRTIELPEISAYWLGQLFQFLMLETFVNGELMDLNTFDQPGVEAGKLLTYGAMGRPGFSHSASTFNERMEFRD; via the coding sequence ATGTTTTCACTGCTGCACCTGGACCTGAACCGGATGCTGTCGGCCAACCTGCCCGATGGCCGTGGACTTGACAGCGCATCCCTGCACGAACTGGTGGCCGGCCCCGGCCAGGCCATTCGACGCAAACTGGAAGCGATGGTCCTTGCCGACGAGGGCACCTTCGCCAATACCTTCCGCCGACCGGAAATCGGTCGCGCCCTTGAGCTGGCCGAATCCTTCGCCGGACGATTCCGCAATTTCGTGCTGGTGGGCATCGGCGGCAGCACCTGGGGCACTCTCGCCATCCAGGCCGCGCTCTGCCACAGCAACTGGAACGAAGTGGACAGCGTCCGGGGTGGCTGCCCCCGCTTCTACTGCCTGGACAACAGCGATCCCGATGCTCTCAGCGACCTGCTTGAAATGATCGACCCCGGGGAAACCCTGGTGAACGTGGTCAGCAAGTCGGGGACCACGGCGGAGACGGCCGCCAATTTTGCCACTCTGGCCGGTCGCTTCCGTGAAAGCATCGGGGATGACTGGGCCAGCCACTTCGTGCTTACCACCGATCAGGGCGACGGGCTGCTGCAGCGCATCGGCCGCGAGCATGGCATGGCCGTGCTGGACATTCCGCCGAAGACCGGCGGGCGATTCTCCCTGTTGACCGCCGTGGGCCTGTTTCCCGCCGCCATCCTGGGGCTCGATGTGCGCGCGCTGGTTGCCGGGGCCGAAGCCATCACCATGGCCGCCATCGAGGAACCACTGGACCGCAACCGGGTGCTGCTGGCCTCCGCCGCTTCCTGGCTGGCCTATCAGCAGCTGGCGACGGTGAATGTCGTGATGCCCTACGCCCGCGGCCTGCGTTACGTGGCCAACTGGTATGTGCAGCTCTGGGGCGAAAGCCTGGGCAAGAAGCTCGATCGTCAGGGGCGTGTGGTCCACAGCGGCAGCACACCTCTGGGAGCACTGGGAGCAGCCGACCAGCACAGCCTGCTCCAGTTGTTCATGGAAGGTCCTCTGGACAAGCTGGTCACGTTCGTGCGGGTTGAACGATTCGCCCGGTCCTGCCCTATCGCCAGTGCGTTTCCGGACCATCCGGAAGTGGCCTATCTGGGGGGGCATGACATGGCCAGCCTGATCAATGCCGAGCAGGAAAGCACGGCCGAGGCCCTGCGTGCCGCCGGGCGTCCCAGCCGGACCATCGAACTGCCCGAAATCAGTGCCTACTGGCTGGGGCAGCTGTTCCAGTTCCTGATGCTGGAAACCTTCGTCAACGGCGAGCTGATGGATCTGAACACCTTTGACCAGCCGGGTGTGGAAGCGGGAAAGCTGCTGACCTACGGCGCCATGGGGCGCCCGGGCTTCAGCCACAGTGCCAGCACATTCAATGAACGTATGGAGTTTCGGGACTGA
- a CDS encoding T9SS type A sorting domain-containing protein: protein MSKRIIAALLAGSLLTTSFALASGQTLAEQKAARHAGTTMSKAPARAHTVATPAAARILTADELAQKAADRLAGADRHRFDELMSRLQNGQSIGVSDKAFIEAYTSGLSHKGGDHQVDEGGPDAFGNTWIMTGDDGGPEYSWVDIPEEDRTYVTLTDDSFAGPFDLGSAISFYGEAYSSIYVGSNGMLGFSDVGMNSLGNGALPDGFTPNALLAFFWDDLNPGSGGTVYYGAVDGDWVLSFDAVSEFGGTGTITAQVVIDFDGSAVYYNYASLAGGVDVNGCTIGIENADGSDGLQVVLNGSPFPPADETTIRIDLAPPADYSAAFVPTTGNMSVGSPGQTSQIFSIINTGLMAHSLDLSGSMDQLDLTLMDAAGENVINTTPVLDPLDSFDFMVVIDAVEGLGQMVDTGSVVAVSSGDESEFVLPLAVSVVSTHGGPDMFGNTWAMTGDADGTPYFWVDLPGEDRTIVTLGDDTSAGPFDMGGVLSFYGTARSSVYIGSNGFIGFLPDWMTSLGNTDLPNPQDFSPNSLIALFWDDLNPGTGGQVYYGTDDQDRFVITFDAVSEYFDPGSFTAQVVMDFETQQIFLNYESFDNGIILNECTVGIEDDLGTDGLQVLFDGQPFVPTAQNTIRFDLAPPPEYSVFLPTSLEILGAANGTFDRALTVTNTGALAETYNLSLDDAGAVFDWDIVDVDGNPITSVGPIPSLASEDIFVRMIIGDDPQVLDDFVTVTATCSHDNQRFDTTDVHGIAVPSAGSDSWGNSWISSLDEGGPESTWIDLDEADRTYVDFPGGPDSFSGPFEMPSPLTFYGGSYSDFYVSAKAFMGFIPDGMATWFNTPIPSDAAPNAQIYVFWDDMNPVADSGGSVYYGTDEEGRLVLTWDHLRQYFDGPGWVTVQAVVDPANNQVLLNYQDFSPDMPLTSCTVGIENEDGTVALQVLSDADPFTPSPGLTLQFDLAPPPDFWFGMDNFVQTMGSANESVTGTLTLYNTGLSADSYQLSVVNSDGYDVQTEINGTPASVTPTIQPGGSIDIDIVVDIPEIPVAANTFCTLTATSNGNGNLSNSGQMATQIVLVQGGPDGGGYFWSTTDADGSVEYAWETMNNPVTVPLSDDNYAGPFDMGMTWTHYGSEYTQIYIASNGYIGFNETSMGSLSGQDMPSTVAPNGVIAGFWDDLNPGAGGTVSYSVENDMFIVQYDNVPEFGGNGTVTYQIILDANEEAVRVNYQNLTVNMDWFTIGQENESGTQGFSASYLGDGWMPTANSSIWFGFNVIGPSGPYAVRINPDEAQGVGINGGYAEYEFEVENRGENDSSFDLSVSGNIWDVTWHDIDDDWAEITQIPSLVYDEIFNLGVRVHVPAEPESYTDQALVHVSATGHPDAFSETEILTAASCNHMDQMVGNVTGTGLFGMDHLSDGEYVNPTTLIFMASGVNRMVQLNMSNSTVGTISVLPIGHDYSGIAYDDRDGTYWVSYMGGISHVSANGTLITNFTPALLAANTGRMPTGLAFDSDNNILWAICSHGGADDFVRMDVSDAANLVGLNAVTVPWSAPFGSGAAGLDYHEETDQLVAIHTVSGTSECFLDLGNGSVDARGDFCPSGLAEGHGVALTPDGDLYVGWTSGLAHPVDRYRAPCDFGVGVVGSNPLPVAYELGSNYPNPFNPSTTLRYALPATGRVTLEVYNLLGQHQVTLVDGIRPAGYHEVRFDAGNLASGVYFYRVTVMDNAGHTQFSDVQKMMLMK from the coding sequence ATGTCCAAGCGTATCATAGCGGCTTTGCTTGCAGGTTCCCTGCTTACCACCAGCTTCGCGCTGGCCAGTGGGCAAACTCTGGCGGAGCAGAAGGCTGCCCGGCATGCCGGGACGACCATGAGCAAGGCCCCGGCGCGGGCCCACACGGTTGCCACCCCCGCGGCGGCCCGGATTCTGACGGCCGACGAACTGGCCCAGAAAGCAGCGGACAGGCTTGCCGGTGCCGATCGGCACCGCTTCGATGAGCTCATGTCACGTCTGCAGAATGGGCAGTCGATCGGCGTTTCCGACAAGGCCTTCATCGAGGCGTACACCTCCGGCCTGTCGCACAAGGGTGGCGACCATCAGGTCGACGAAGGTGGCCCCGATGCCTTCGGCAACACCTGGATCATGACGGGCGACGATGGCGGCCCCGAGTACTCCTGGGTGGACATTCCCGAAGAAGACCGGACCTACGTCACGCTCACGGACGACAGCTTTGCCGGCCCCTTCGATCTGGGCAGCGCGATCAGCTTCTACGGTGAAGCCTACAGCAGCATCTATGTCGGCTCCAACGGCATGCTTGGATTCTCCGACGTGGGAATGAACAGCCTTGGCAATGGTGCCTTGCCCGACGGCTTCACGCCCAATGCCCTGCTGGCCTTCTTCTGGGATGACCTCAATCCCGGAAGCGGGGGCACCGTGTATTACGGCGCCGTCGATGGCGACTGGGTGCTCTCCTTTGACGCGGTCTCGGAATTCGGCGGCACCGGAACGATCACGGCTCAGGTCGTGATTGATTTCGATGGATCCGCCGTGTACTACAATTATGCATCACTTGCGGGTGGTGTGGACGTCAATGGCTGCACGATCGGCATCGAGAATGCCGACGGCAGCGATGGGCTGCAGGTTGTCCTGAACGGATCGCCCTTCCCGCCTGCCGACGAGACCACGATCCGCATCGATCTGGCCCCCCCGGCTGACTATTCCGCGGCCTTTGTCCCAACGACCGGCAACATGAGCGTTGGAAGCCCGGGCCAGACCTCGCAGATCTTCAGCATCATCAACACGGGGCTGATGGCCCATTCGCTGGATCTCAGCGGCAGCATGGACCAGCTGGACCTGACGCTCATGGATGCGGCCGGCGAGAACGTAATCAACACCACGCCTGTGCTGGACCCCCTGGACAGCTTTGACTTCATGGTCGTGATCGACGCCGTGGAAGGTCTGGGCCAGATGGTGGACACCGGCTCGGTGGTCGCCGTCTCAAGCGGCGACGAGAGCGAGTTCGTGCTCCCGCTTGCCGTCTCCGTCGTGTCCACCCACGGTGGTCCGGACATGTTCGGCAACACCTGGGCCATGACCGGCGATGCTGACGGCACGCCCTACTTCTGGGTCGATCTGCCCGGCGAAGACCGGACCATCGTGACCCTCGGCGACGATACCTCCGCCGGCCCCTTCGACATGGGTGGCGTGCTCAGTTTCTACGGCACCGCGCGCAGTTCGGTCTACATCGGCTCCAACGGCTTCATCGGCTTCCTGCCCGACTGGATGACCTCGCTGGGCAACACCGACCTGCCCAATCCCCAGGATTTCAGCCCGAACTCGCTGATCGCTCTCTTCTGGGATGACCTGAATCCCGGAACCGGCGGGCAGGTGTACTACGGCACCGACGATCAGGATCGCTTCGTGATCACCTTCGATGCCGTATCCGAGTACTTCGATCCGGGCTCCTTCACGGCCCAGGTCGTGATGGATTTCGAGACACAGCAGATCTTCCTGAATTACGAGAGTTTCGACAACGGCATCATTCTCAACGAATGCACGGTCGGCATCGAGGATGATCTGGGAACCGATGGACTGCAGGTTCTGTTCGATGGGCAACCCTTCGTGCCGACCGCACAGAACACGATCCGCTTCGACCTGGCACCCCCGCCCGAATACTCCGTGTTCCTCCCCACGTCTCTGGAAATCCTGGGCGCGGCCAATGGCACCTTCGACCGTGCGCTGACCGTCACCAACACCGGCGCTCTGGCCGAGACCTACAACCTGAGCCTGGATGACGCGGGCGCGGTCTTCGACTGGGACATCGTCGACGTCGACGGCAATCCCATCACCAGCGTCGGTCCCATTCCGTCCCTGGCATCCGAAGACATCTTCGTGCGCATGATCATCGGCGACGACCCCCAGGTCCTGGATGACTTCGTCACCGTCACCGCCACATGCTCGCACGACAATCAGCGTTTCGATACCACCGATGTGCACGGCATTGCCGTTCCCAGCGCGGGCTCCGATTCCTGGGGCAATTCCTGGATCAGCAGCCTGGATGAGGGTGGTCCCGAGTCCACCTGGATCGATCTGGACGAGGCAGACCGGACCTACGTGGATTTCCCCGGCGGCCCCGACAGTTTCAGCGGCCCCTTCGAGATGCCTTCGCCGCTGACCTTCTACGGCGGGTCCTATTCCGATTTCTATGTGTCCGCCAAGGCCTTCATGGGCTTCATTCCCGACGGAATGGCCACCTGGTTCAACACTCCCATTCCCTCGGATGCGGCTCCCAATGCCCAGATCTATGTGTTCTGGGATGACATGAATCCCGTGGCCGATTCCGGTGGTTCCGTTTATTACGGCACCGATGAAGAAGGTCGCCTTGTGCTCACCTGGGACCATCTGCGCCAGTACTTCGATGGCCCCGGTTGGGTCACGGTCCAGGCGGTCGTGGACCCGGCCAACAACCAGGTGCTGTTGAACTATCAGGACTTCAGTCCCGACATGCCGCTGACGTCCTGCACCGTGGGCATCGAGAACGAAGACGGCACCGTGGCCCTGCAGGTACTGTCCGATGCGGACCCCTTCACGCCCAGCCCGGGCCTGACTCTGCAGTTCGACCTGGCCCCGCCCCCCGATTTCTGGTTCGGCATGGACAACTTCGTTCAGACCATGGGCTCCGCCAACGAATCGGTGACCGGAACCCTGACCCTGTACAACACGGGACTCAGTGCTGACTCCTATCAGCTGTCGGTGGTCAATTCCGATGGTTACGATGTGCAGACCGAGATCAATGGAACCCCGGCCAGCGTGACACCCACGATCCAGCCCGGTGGCAGCATTGACATCGACATCGTGGTGGACATCCCCGAAATCCCCGTCGCGGCCAACACCTTCTGTACCCTCACCGCCACCAGCAATGGCAATGGCAACCTGAGCAACAGCGGCCAGATGGCCACCCAGATCGTGCTGGTCCAGGGCGGACCCGACGGGGGTGGGTACTTCTGGAGCACCACCGATGCCGATGGCTCCGTGGAGTATGCATGGGAAACCATGAACAATCCGGTGACGGTGCCGCTGTCCGATGACAACTACGCGGGCCCCTTCGACATGGGCATGACCTGGACCCACTATGGCAGCGAATACACTCAGATCTACATCGCTTCCAATGGGTACATCGGGTTCAACGAAACGTCCATGGGGTCGCTCTCCGGGCAGGACATGCCCAGCACGGTTGCACCCAATGGCGTGATCGCCGGTTTCTGGGACGACCTGAATCCCGGCGCTGGCGGTACCGTGTCCTACAGTGTTGAAAACGACATGTTCATCGTGCAGTACGACAACGTGCCGGAGTTCGGTGGCAATGGCACCGTCACCTACCAGATCATCCTGGATGCCAATGAAGAAGCGGTGCGAGTCAACTATCAGAACCTGACGGTGAACATGGACTGGTTCACCATTGGCCAGGAGAATGAATCCGGAACCCAGGGTTTCTCGGCTTCCTACCTCGGTGATGGCTGGATGCCCACGGCCAACAGTTCCATCTGGTTCGGTTTCAACGTGATCGGCCCCTCGGGTCCCTACGCGGTCCGCATCAATCCCGACGAAGCCCAGGGTGTGGGCATCAACGGTGGATACGCCGAGTACGAATTCGAGGTGGAGAATCGTGGCGAGAACGATTCCAGCTTCGACTTGTCGGTCAGCGGCAACATCTGGGATGTGACCTGGCACGACATCGATGATGACTGGGCCGAGATCACCCAGATTCCCAGCCTGGTCTACGACGAGATCTTCAACCTTGGTGTGCGCGTGCATGTGCCCGCCGAGCCCGAAAGCTACACGGACCAGGCCCTGGTGCACGTGAGCGCCACCGGCCATCCCGACGCCTTCAGCGAGACCGAGATCCTCACCGCAGCCAGCTGCAACCACATGGATCAGATGGTGGGCAACGTCACCGGTACGGGCCTGTTCGGAATGGATCACCTGAGTGATGGCGAGTACGTCAATCCCACCACTCTGATCTTCATGGCCAGCGGCGTCAACCGGATGGTCCAGCTGAACATGAGCAACAGCACGGTCGGCACGATCTCGGTGCTGCCCATTGGCCATGACTATTCCGGCATCGCATACGACGATCGTGACGGAACCTACTGGGTCAGCTATATGGGCGGAATCTCCCATGTGAGCGCCAACGGCACCCTGATCACGAACTTCACCCCGGCGTTGCTGGCGGCCAACACGGGACGCATGCCCACGGGTCTGGCCTTTGACAGTGACAACAATATCCTTTGGGCGATCTGCAGCCACGGTGGCGCCGACGACTTCGTGCGCATGGATGTGTCCGATGCGGCGAACCTGGTCGGTCTGAATGCGGTGACCGTGCCCTGGAGCGCACCTTTCGGCAGCGGCGCGGCCGGGCTGGATTACCATGAGGAAACCGACCAGCTCGTGGCCATCCACACGGTCAGCGGCACGAGCGAGTGCTTCCTTGATCTGGGCAACGGCAGTGTGGACGCCCGCGGCGACTTCTGCCCGAGCGGCCTGGCCGAAGGCCACGGCGTGGCCCTGACCCCCGATGGTGACCTGTATGTGGGCTGGACCAGCGGCCTGGCACATCCCGTGGATCGCTATCGCGCTCCGTGTGACTTCGGCGTGGGCGTGGTTGGCAGCAACCCGCTGCCCGTGGCCTACGAGCTGGGCAGCAACTACCCGAACCCCTTCAACCCCAGCACCACCCTGCGCTACGCGCTGCCCGCCACGGGTCGTGTGACGCTGGAAGTCTACAACCTGCTGGGCCAGCATCAGGTCACGCTCGTTGATGGCATCCGTCCTGCCGGGTATCACGAAGTGCGCTTCGACGCGGGCAATCTGGCCAGCGGTGTCTACTTCTACCGGGTCACGGTGATGGACAATGCGGGTCACACCCAGTTCAGTGATGTCCAGAAGATGATGCTGATGAAGTAA
- a CDS encoding 4'-phosphopantetheinyl transferase superfamily protein, with product MSASADHLVGIGCDTEHTERFASLLAESDRFLQRWFTVDERQRFLASDNHELCILNATLLFTLKECVIKALWRQLPLLPDAVEVLDLDHSTNHSGSASVRLARPECPGIRFDARFRQVDHSFDSTVLAFDIQSS from the coding sequence ATGAGCGCGTCGGCCGACCATCTGGTGGGAATCGGTTGTGATACCGAGCATACGGAGCGCTTCGCATCGCTGCTGGCCGAGTCCGACAGATTCCTGCAACGCTGGTTCACCGTGGATGAACGCCAGCGATTCCTGGCATCCGACAATCATGAACTGTGCATTCTCAACGCGACCCTCCTGTTCACCCTCAAGGAATGCGTGATCAAGGCCCTCTGGCGCCAGCTGCCCCTCCTGCCGGATGCCGTCGAAGTCCTCGACCTGGATCACTCGACCAACCACTCCGGCAGCGCCTCCGTGAGACTGGCGCGACCGGAATGCCCTGGAATCCGGTTCGATGCACGCTTCCGTCAGGTGGATCACTCGTTCGATTCCACCGTTCTGGCCTTCGACATCCAATCCTCCTGA